One Amblyomma americanum isolate KBUSLIRL-KWMA chromosome 8, ASM5285725v1, whole genome shotgun sequence DNA window includes the following coding sequences:
- the LOC144102256 gene encoding zinc finger protein 711-like, with the protein MACRMMPREEVTTGKVSTEELSKKKRTKQSLRTLCCDKCSLTCRRSFTLRRHRDRQHGLLRQSASVDRAHRAAARRPIPCCDDGCKIPTLYELRLHKKAAHVNGFQCSKCPLVFSRPSRRESHMRIIHEGERVHVCQNCDKGFSNISNLNRHIRAVRCIHRAARSATPQDPYPVRLEAASAQYGCLENKAPGIKLGDLELEEIVSLEGDLIDNEPFGMQPIEIVCIEVERQEDRILGI; encoded by the exons ATGGCGTGTCGGATGATGCCCCGGGAGGAGGTGACAACTGGAAAGGTGTCGACTGAGGAATTGTCGAAGAAGAAGCG CACTAAACAAAGCCTGCGGACGCTGTGCTGCGACAAGTGCAGTTTAACTTGCCGCCGGAGCTTCACCCTGAGGAGGCACCGTGATAGACAACACGGGCTTTTGCGGCAGAGTGCATCAGTGGACAGAGCCCACAGAGCTGCTGCCAGGCGACCCATTCCATGTTGTGACGATGGTTGTAAAATACCAACCTTGTACGAACTGCGTCTGCACAAGAAGGCCGCGCACGTGAACGGCTTCCAGTGCTCGAAGTGCCCCCTGGTGTTCTCACGTCCGTCGAGGCGGGAAAG TCACATGCGCATCATCCACGAAGGAGAGAGGGTGCACGTCTGCCAGAACTGTGACAAAGGATTCAGCAACATATCCAACCTGAACCGCCATATCAGGGCAGTGAGGTGCATCCATCGTGCTGCCAGGAGTGCCACTCCTCAAGACCCGTACCCCGTGCGCCTGGAAGCCGCCAGCGCCCAATATGGCTGCCTGGAAAACAAAGCTCCCGGAATTAAGCTGGGAGACCTGGAGCTCGAAGAAATTGTTTCCTTGGAAGGAGATCTTATAGACAACGAACCTTTTGGGATGCAGCCTATAGAAATAGTCTGCATTGAAGTCGAGAGACAAGAAGATCGTATCTTAGGAATTTAG